Proteins from one Acidiphilium multivorum AIU301 genomic window:
- a CDS encoding TonB-dependent receptor, producing the protein MKYVRSESARSTLRTLLLAGASLAVILPRASAQTVSAGQVSATATSDYYTHLGKSSVKLTKKKIFKSSQSEAVVSRQDIQALGPSTSSAGVLSAAPGVQIRGYGGNSDTARYQIQLRGSKVGWSSTNGDAERNGLTVLFDGIPMNNTISHNGQWDSNEIPITQLFSGINIIYGPGNPDSRWFDSVGGTINYVPVQPTKHPHYQVGIAYGSQQTENLHFIFDTGEYDGWSGVVAGGYAGAKSYWGGTSVGHYSWPAQSHAIYAKLVKDFANGSLSFAVYNDNNVEYAPRPNFIPLTPIPGVTVTGYSGSPLFSQQTSGFYGTGTPDIWFKQLQVRDTILYSKMSVALSKNMTFHNNIWYRWGHRVHYRINNYGTNSPLSGAAYVPNATNAEYYYPTTNQYGDNLFFDYHLPYNDIKFGGYVIYERYFSPYRGYNDLGVGGSTQANPASIQQFTLYTTYANGFLQDTIHPFRGFSITPGIAEVSYHTDFHNDLPIGGTNAVGAADASKTFVRAEPSIGLRYEPVPWAALYGSMALSYQNPTDNAFGANQSTSPNLSFLKPTQARDYEIGLKLFSDHVPYLHHATLNLNYFNDTLTNEAIAIYHANIVNSSLAAANARLQGVQIDASVEPNFHWRAFVNASFDNNKYLQYETGNVVYHNEPIAYNPNILLNFGLNYRTFIGSTLVTLGFLDQYTGAQHYFNNNTNNVSSRKLPGFNVANLSIAANIPVPQSLSHAVKVLELSFNINNVFDTKYNDNGYITSGGYFGTNAAGANTANAILVQPGAPRQFIAALTAKF; encoded by the coding sequence ATGAAATATGTTCGTTCCGAATCAGCAAGGTCGACATTGCGCACCCTGCTGCTTGCTGGCGCGAGTCTTGCTGTCATCCTGCCACGGGCCTCCGCGCAGACCGTCAGCGCCGGACAGGTCTCGGCGACCGCGACATCGGATTACTACACTCATCTCGGAAAATCGAGCGTCAAGCTCACCAAGAAAAAGATCTTCAAGTCCTCGCAGTCCGAGGCCGTGGTCAGCCGCCAGGACATCCAAGCGCTCGGTCCCTCGACCAGTTCGGCCGGTGTGTTGTCGGCGGCGCCGGGCGTGCAGATCCGCGGCTATGGCGGTAATTCCGACACCGCCCGCTATCAGATTCAGCTGCGCGGCTCCAAGGTCGGCTGGTCATCGACAAATGGCGACGCCGAACGCAATGGACTTACCGTGCTGTTCGACGGCATTCCGATGAACAACACGATTTCCCATAATGGCCAGTGGGATTCAAACGAAATCCCGATTACCCAGCTATTCAGCGGCATCAATATCATCTACGGGCCGGGTAACCCCGACTCCCGCTGGTTCGACTCGGTCGGCGGCACGATCAACTACGTTCCCGTGCAGCCGACCAAGCACCCGCATTACCAGGTCGGCATCGCCTATGGCAGCCAGCAGACCGAAAATCTTCATTTCATCTTCGACACCGGTGAATATGACGGTTGGAGCGGCGTTGTTGCCGGCGGCTACGCGGGCGCCAAGAGCTACTGGGGCGGCACTTCGGTCGGGCACTATTCCTGGCCGGCGCAGTCGCACGCGATCTATGCCAAGTTGGTCAAGGACTTCGCCAACGGCTCGCTAAGTTTCGCCGTCTATAACGACAACAACGTCGAATACGCGCCGCGGCCGAACTTCATTCCGCTGACGCCGATCCCCGGTGTCACGGTAACAGGCTATTCCGGTTCGCCACTGTTCAGCCAACAGACCTCGGGCTTTTACGGCACCGGCACACCGGATATCTGGTTCAAGCAGTTGCAGGTGCGCGACACGATCCTCTACAGCAAGATGTCGGTTGCCCTGTCGAAGAACATGACGTTCCACAACAATATCTGGTATCGCTGGGGGCATCGCGTTCATTACCGCATCAACAATTACGGCACGAATTCCCCGCTGTCCGGTGCCGCCTATGTGCCGAATGCGACCAATGCCGAATACTATTATCCGACCACCAACCAGTATGGCGACAATCTCTTCTTCGACTATCACCTGCCATATAACGACATCAAGTTCGGCGGCTATGTCATCTACGAGCGGTATTTCTCGCCCTATCGCGGCTACAACGATCTCGGCGTCGGCGGCTCTACGCAGGCGAATCCCGCCAGCATCCAGCAGTTCACCCTCTACACCACCTACGCCAACGGCTTCCTTCAGGACACGATCCACCCCTTCCGGGGATTTTCGATCACGCCGGGCATTGCCGAGGTTTCGTATCATACGGATTTCCACAACGACTTGCCGATCGGCGGCACGAATGCCGTAGGTGCGGCGGATGCCTCGAAGACCTTTGTCCGCGCCGAGCCCTCGATCGGGCTGCGCTACGAGCCGGTGCCCTGGGCCGCGCTCTACGGCAGCATGGCGCTCTCCTACCAGAACCCGACGGACAATGCGTTCGGCGCCAACCAGTCGACCTCGCCCAATCTGTCGTTCCTGAAGCCGACCCAGGCGCGGGATTATGAGATCGGCCTCAAGCTGTTCAGCGACCATGTGCCCTACCTGCATCACGCGACGCTGAACCTGAACTATTTCAACGATACGCTGACCAACGAAGCGATCGCGATCTATCACGCGAACATCGTCAATTCCTCGCTGGCCGCGGCGAATGCGCGTCTGCAGGGCGTGCAGATCGACGCTTCTGTCGAGCCGAACTTCCACTGGCGCGCCTTCGTCAATGCAAGCTTCGACAACAACAAGTATCTGCAATACGAAACCGGCAACGTCGTCTATCACAACGAGCCGATCGCCTATAACCCGAACATCCTGCTCAATTTCGGCCTGAACTACCGCACCTTCATCGGCTCGACGCTGGTCACACTCGGCTTCCTCGACCAGTACACCGGCGCGCAGCACTACTTCAATAACAACACCAACAACGTCTCGTCGCGCAAGCTGCCGGGATTCAACGTCGCCAACCTGTCGATCGCGGCGAACATTCCGGTGCCGCAGAGCCTGTCGCACGCGGTGAAGGTTCTCGAACTCTCCTTCAACATCAACAATGTCTTTGATACGAAATACAACGACAACGGTTATATTACGTCCGGTGGCTATTTCGGCACCAATGCCGCTGGAGCAAATACCGCGAACGCGATCCTGGTGCAGCCGGGCGCGCCGCGCCAGTTCATCGCAGCGCTGACCGCGAAGTTCTGA
- a CDS encoding IS3 family transposase (programmed frameshift) yields the protein MARNHKPEEIIGKLREAEFVLAQGGTVADACRRIGVTEQSYYRWCKEYGGLKMDQARRMKELERENARLKRLVADLSLDKAILTEAAPGKLLSPARRRRCIDHIRGTMSVSERRVCRVLGQHRSTQRKVPRGADDEAALTGDIIALARQYGRYGYRRVTALLRDAGWHVNRKRVERIWRREGLKVPQRQPKRSRLWLNDGSCIRLRPEYPGHVWSYDFVEGRTHDGRKFRILSIIDEASRECLALPVARRLRSEDVLGALAGLFVTRGPPAHIRSDNGPEFIARAVREWLGRIGVKTLYITPGSPWENGYCESFNGSLRDELLNGEIFYTLAEAQILIEAWRRHYNTVRPHSSLGYRPPAPETATPPRPPSGSASLHRRPAMAAETTMH from the exons ATGGCGAGGAATCACAAGCCGGAAGAGATTATTGGCAAGCTGCGCGAGGCTGAGTTTGTTCTGGCGCAGGGCGGGACGGTTGCGGATGCGTGCCGTCGGATCGGCGTCACCGAGCAGAGCTATTATCGGTGGTGCAAGGAGTATGGCGGCCTGAAGATGGACCAGGCGCGGCGCATGAAGGAACTGGAGCGGGAGAACGCCCGGCTGAAGCGTCTGGTGGCCGATCTGTCGCTGGACAAGGCGATCCTGACGGAGGCGGCAC CGGGGAAACTTCTGAGCCCCGCGCGGCGCCGGCGCTGTATCGATCACATCAGAGGAACGATGTCTGTCTCCGAGCGGCGGGTGTGCCGCGTGCTCGGACAGCATCGATCGACGCAGCGCAAGGTGCCACGCGGGGCGGATGACGAGGCGGCCCTGACCGGAGACATCATCGCCCTGGCCCGGCAATATGGTCGTTACGGTTATCGGCGGGTGACGGCCTTGCTGCGAGATGCGGGATGGCATGTGAACCGCAAGCGGGTCGAGCGGATCTGGCGGCGCGAAGGTCTCAAGGTGCCGCAAAGGCAGCCGAAGCGCTCACGCCTCTGGCTCAATGACGGGTCATGTATCCGGCTGCGGCCTGAGTATCCCGGCCATGTGTGGTCCTACGACTTCGTCGAGGGACGGACCCACGACGGCCGCAAGTTCCGGATCCTGTCGATCATCGACGAGGCCAGCCGGGAGTGCCTGGCCCTGCCGGTCGCGCGACGGCTCAGGAGCGAGGATGTGCTGGGCGCTTTGGCAGGACTGTTCGTCACCAGAGGGCCGCCGGCGCATATACGGTCGGATAACGGTCCTGAATTCATCGCCCGGGCGGTGCGGGAATGGCTTGGCAGGATCGGTGTGAAGACGCTCTACATCACGCCAGGTTCGCCATGGGAAAACGGCTACTGCGAGTCCTTCAACGGTTCGCTGCGCGATGAACTGCTCAACGGGGAGATCTTCTACACCTTGGCGGAAGCGCAGATCCTGATCGAGGCCTGGCGGCGGCACTACAATACCGTCAGGCCACACAGCTCGCTCGGATATCGCCCGCCGGCCCCGGAAACCGCGACGCCGCCACGGCCGCCCTCCGGTTCCGCTTCGCTCCACCGGCGACCGGCCATGGCGGCGGAGACAACAATGCACTAA